A genome region from Vibrio tapetis subsp. tapetis includes the following:
- a CDS encoding MFS transporter — MASSFSNKIKPLLAILASVYTIQSLIGMFTLQGLPAVMRSEGISTSQIGLFYLAMLPWGLKFLWSPYIERQRKQGSVFFRHAVIIILAQFCMVAMLVLLSLTSAVSHLNAVFACVLVLTLASTFADITADGLAVDQLPVKKRYLGNIMQVGGAYCGAVFGGGLFIYVMGFVSWQYALLILAALVLIMSLPTWSLFRMKEVSLSANVEDAKPSLSKSLQNPLVRTGLVLVIVSQLGTRGALSMMMPFLYDQGIGLANLGLLVAGGGVLTGLVGVAFGGWLVKQVSAIKAIYLLLVVEAITFSLLALYSAQVFTLDWGLEALFILNSVVSAAKFVALYTLMMDYAYGTQSGVDFSMFQSMDMLVAIATAMICGVIIERFGYLYHYGFLVTFTCIAMACINKLIGSTQDTVEAQ, encoded by the coding sequence ATGGCTAGTTCATTTTCCAATAAAATAAAACCCTTGCTCGCCATTTTGGCGAGCGTTTATACCATTCAAAGTTTGATTGGTATGTTTACCTTACAAGGGTTGCCTGCGGTAATGAGAAGTGAAGGGATCTCTACCTCTCAGATCGGCCTGTTCTATTTGGCAATGTTGCCTTGGGGCTTGAAGTTTTTATGGTCGCCTTACATTGAACGCCAGCGGAAACAAGGAAGTGTGTTTTTCCGGCATGCAGTAATCATCATCCTTGCTCAGTTTTGTATGGTTGCCATGTTAGTGCTGCTATCGTTGACCTCTGCGGTTAGCCACCTGAATGCGGTTTTTGCTTGCGTGCTTGTGCTTACTTTGGCGTCTACGTTTGCAGATATCACCGCAGATGGATTGGCCGTTGATCAATTGCCAGTGAAAAAGAGATACCTTGGTAACATTATGCAGGTTGGCGGTGCGTATTGTGGCGCTGTGTTTGGTGGAGGCTTGTTTATTTATGTCATGGGTTTTGTCTCGTGGCAGTACGCTCTTCTTATTTTGGCTGCTTTAGTCCTAATAATGAGCTTACCGACGTGGAGCCTGTTTCGAATGAAAGAAGTGAGCTTGTCGGCGAATGTTGAAGACGCGAAGCCATCATTAAGCAAGTCGTTACAAAACCCTTTGGTGCGGACAGGGCTTGTATTGGTGATCGTCAGCCAATTAGGGACTCGCGGGGCACTGTCTATGATGATGCCATTTTTATACGATCAGGGGATCGGTCTTGCCAACTTAGGTTTGTTGGTAGCCGGAGGCGGTGTTCTGACAGGGCTTGTTGGTGTTGCGTTTGGTGGCTGGCTGGTTAAGCAAGTGTCTGCGATTAAGGCCATCTATTTACTGTTAGTTGTTGAGGCCATTACGTTTTCATTATTGGCTTTGTATAGCGCGCAAGTATTCACTCTTGATTGGGGATTGGAGGCGCTGTTTATTCTCAATAGTGTGGTTTCTGCGGCCAAATTCGTCGCTTTGTATACCTTGATGATGGACTATGCCTACGGAACGCAATCCGGTGTGGATTTCTCAATGTTCCAATCAATGGATATGCTGGTGGCCATCGCGACGGCCATGATTTGTGGCGTGATCATTGAGCGGTTTGGCTATCTGTACCATTACGGTTTCTTGGTCACATTTACTTGTATTGCGATGGCTTGCATTAACAAGTTAATCGGCTCAACTCAAGATACTGTGGAAGCTCAATAG
- a CDS encoding TonB-dependent receptor: MNKSCVEKTVLASAIFLAMSSFQVFAAEALDVMVIESTKFETPLSQVNNSVLIKTGDELEKAGIYAVKDLEKVFPGLLIQARGNQTYSNTTIRGISSPDYYSPTVSVYVDGILQDNSFISQQLINVKRVELLRGPQGTLYGGNAQGGVINIITQKASPDRQLRTSALYSNLSKQIDAVGSVPVSDALYADVSARYVYDEGNIDHTPSGKKNANNANEKSLKTRLHYMPEDSALSATLSVMADKLDSHEEWYLSEKEHKAGATNTDVPNLTRDVYTYSLNVGYDFGHAKLNSITAFQDRKIDREYAFGRWEEDQNKFTQELRLNTRFNESLSALIGGYFEARDLKVDTGTGINKLDYHTYALFGQGNYQLTDTVDLTLGARASHSKVKSEFGGNTAWYINPSEGELTENMISPKAALGWQALDDTRVYLSLTSGYRPGGYNVIPLSNKDSKGYKAETSLNAELGWRTSLLDEMLDFSGALYWIKTNDVQIYTGVVGSQSLENMGVALSQGLEAELAFYATDDLTIALGGTHGSSTFRSNNAGLSGNKLPYAPDTTVTLGGDYYLPQSWVEGDIFVASQARYTSTIYFDEKNTLSQGGYTLVDLSLNYDYNKDFSVSLFANNLTDKSYVTYAFSYGGTYSNYGTGREVGVKARYDW, translated from the coding sequence ATGAATAAGTCATGCGTTGAGAAAACAGTGTTAGCCAGCGCGATCTTTCTCGCGATGAGTAGCTTTCAGGTATTTGCAGCCGAAGCATTGGATGTGATGGTAATAGAATCAACGAAGTTTGAGACTCCTTTGTCTCAAGTGAACAATTCGGTGTTAATCAAAACGGGCGATGAGCTGGAAAAGGCCGGTATTTATGCCGTAAAAGATTTAGAAAAGGTTTTTCCGGGCTTATTAATTCAAGCGCGTGGAAATCAAACTTACAGCAACACCACCATTCGTGGAATCAGCTCCCCTGACTATTATTCACCGACGGTTAGCGTGTATGTCGATGGGATCCTTCAAGATAATTCATTTATATCCCAACAGCTTATTAATGTTAAGCGAGTGGAATTGCTTCGTGGCCCGCAAGGCACTTTGTATGGCGGAAATGCACAAGGTGGGGTAATAAACATCATTACCCAAAAAGCGTCACCTGATCGTCAATTAAGAACTTCTGCTCTTTATTCCAACCTGAGTAAACAAATTGATGCTGTTGGTTCAGTTCCTGTTTCTGATGCGTTGTACGCGGATGTATCAGCTCGATATGTCTATGACGAAGGCAACATCGACCATACACCGAGTGGCAAGAAAAACGCCAATAATGCCAATGAGAAATCGCTTAAAACCCGTTTGCATTACATGCCAGAAGACTCGGCGTTGTCGGCTACGCTGTCTGTCATGGCCGACAAGCTCGACAGCCACGAAGAGTGGTATTTGAGTGAAAAGGAACATAAAGCTGGTGCGACTAATACCGATGTTCCGAATCTTACCCGTGATGTGTATACCTATTCTCTTAACGTTGGGTACGACTTTGGTCACGCTAAATTGAACAGCATTACGGCGTTTCAAGATAGAAAGATTGACCGAGAGTACGCGTTTGGGCGTTGGGAAGAAGACCAAAACAAATTTACTCAGGAATTGCGCCTGAATACTCGCTTTAATGAATCTCTTTCAGCGTTAATAGGCGGTTACTTTGAGGCTCGTGATCTGAAGGTAGACACGGGAACGGGTATCAATAAATTGGATTACCATACTTATGCGCTGTTTGGTCAAGGTAACTATCAATTAACCGACACCGTTGACCTCACCTTGGGAGCAAGAGCATCGCATTCAAAAGTTAAGTCGGAGTTTGGTGGTAATACTGCGTGGTATATTAACCCAAGCGAGGGTGAACTGACGGAAAATATGATTTCGCCTAAAGCGGCATTGGGCTGGCAAGCACTGGACGACACCCGGGTTTACCTATCATTGACCAGTGGTTATCGACCTGGTGGCTACAATGTGATTCCTTTAAGCAATAAAGACTCAAAGGGTTATAAAGCAGAAACCTCATTAAATGCCGAGTTGGGCTGGCGCACGAGTCTGTTGGATGAAATGTTGGATTTCAGCGGCGCGCTTTACTGGATAAAAACAAACGACGTACAAATTTATACTGGTGTCGTTGGTAGTCAATCGCTAGAAAACATGGGGGTTGCATTAAGTCAGGGTCTTGAAGCTGAACTGGCTTTTTATGCGACCGATGACCTGACCATTGCGTTGGGTGGTACACATGGCAGCTCGACATTCCGTTCAAATAACGCGGGATTATCTGGCAATAAACTTCCTTACGCCCCTGATACAACCGTGACTTTGGGGGGGGACTACTATTTACCACAATCGTGGGTTGAAGGAGATATCTTTGTTGCGTCACAGGCTCGCTATACCTCGACTATCTATTTCGATGAGAAGAATACGCTCTCACAAGGTGGATATACCCTTGTCGACCTATCGCTTAATTATGACTACAACAAGGATTTTTCTGTTTCTTTGTTTGCCAACAACCTAACGGATAAAAGCTACGTCACCTATGCCTTCTCATACGGTGGAACATACAGCAACTATGGAACAGGCAGAGAGGTGGGCGTTAAAGCTCGCTACGACTGGTAG